One Campylobacter sp. RM16192 genomic region harbors:
- the smpB gene encoding SsrA-binding protein SmpB: MGKDLAKNKKALHDFSIIETYEAGVVLKGSEVKALRAGRANLKDSFVRIIKGEMFLLNAHISHLSTTHSTFRPDERAPRKLLMHRKQIDKLFGAATQEGLTLVVLVLYLNDKNIVKAKIALAKGKNLHDKRESLKKREADKEARVAMKRYI; encoded by the coding sequence ATGGGTAAAGATTTAGCAAAAAACAAAAAAGCTCTGCATGATTTTAGTATAATAGAAACTTACGAGGCTGGAGTTGTGCTAAAAGGAAGCGAAGTAAAGGCACTTCGTGCAGGACGGGCAAATTTAAAAGATAGCTTTGTGAGAATTATAAAAGGCGAGATGTTTTTACTAAATGCGCACATAAGCCATCTTAGTACGACACATTCGACATTTCGCCCTGATGAAAGAGCTCCAAGAAAACTACTTATGCACAGAAAGCAGATAGATAAACTCTTTGGAGCGGCAACACAAGAAGGTCTTACTTTAGTTGTGCTAGTGCTTTATCTAAACGATAAAAATATCGTAAAGGCTAAAATCGCACTGGCTAAGGGTAAGAATTTGCACGATAAACGCGAGAGTTTAAAGAAGCGAGAGGCTGACAAAGAGGCTCGCGTGGCAATGAAAAGATATATATAA
- a CDS encoding ATP-dependent Clp protease adaptor ClpS: MSTKTSERTLENTSLKEKIKFPKKFKVILLNDDVTSMDFVVDVLTQIFHHSAQSAITLMLKVHNEGSAVCGVYIKEIALSKQNEVRKVAISAGYPLRVNIEEE, translated from the coding sequence ATGTCAACTAAAACTAGCGAAAGAACGTTGGAAAATACGAGTCTAAAAGAAAAGATTAAATTTCCTAAGAAATTTAAAGTTATTTTATTAAACGATGATGTTACAAGCATGGATTTTGTTGTAGATGTTTTGACACAAATTTTTCATCATAGCGCACAAAGCGCTATTACGTTGATGTTAAAAGTACACAACGAAGGAAGTGCTGTATGTGGGGTTTATATCAAAGAAATTGCTCTTAGCAAACAAAATGAAGTTAGAAAAGTAGCTATCAGCGCTGGATATCCGCTAAGAGTAAATATAGAGGAGGAGTGA
- a CDS encoding TlpA family protein disulfide reductase, with product MKKIFLAILCVIFLVGCGKEDETAKAPAKIEGYKTGEEIKLASVFGKELTLLRTEGGFVIKGDESKVIMFDIFGTFCPPCQKEAPELMDFQLKNDKDFIIIALTHFENVTNQHVIENFAQKYNAYYFISNNTPVNDKLSAQILEDIKYPHLESVPIKMVLKNGIYQPLTDIASGKFGVHYYLGGIHLDKLTQDFERIKNVN from the coding sequence ATGAAAAAAATATTTTTAGCAATTCTTTGTGTAATTTTTCTAGTTGGTTGCGGTAAAGAGGACGAGACTGCCAAAGCCCCTGCTAAGATAGAAGGATATAAAACAGGCGAAGAGATAAAGCTTGCAAGTGTTTTTGGCAAGGAGCTAACACTTCTTAGGACAGAGGGTGGATTTGTCATAAAGGGCGATGAGAGCAAGGTGATAATGTTTGATATCTTTGGTACATTTTGCCCTCCATGTCAAAAAGAGGCACCCGAGCTAATGGATTTTCAACTAAAAAATGATAAAGATTTTATAATAATTGCACTAACACATTTTGAAAATGTAACAAACCAGCACGTAATAGAAAATTTTGCACAAAAATATAATGCATATTATTTTATCTCAAATAATACTCCTGTAAACGATAAGCTTAGCGCTCAAATTCTAGAAGATATCAAATATCCGCATCTTGAGTCTGTGCCTATAAAAATGGTGCTTAAAAACGGAATCTATCAACCACTAACAGATATTGCCAGCGGAAAATTTGGAGTACATTACTATCTGGGCGGGATTCACTTAGACAAATTGACTCAGGATTTTGAGAGAATTAAAAATGTCAACTAA